In the Verrucomicrobiia bacterium genome, one interval contains:
- a CDS encoding C4-type zinc ribbon domain-containing protein, translating into MLEAIEKLLILQDRDSKIRRLKGGLSHIGPERQMFQARAAEAQSALETAKSRVKQIESDRKGLELEVESKKQLIARYANQQLETRKNEEYRALAHEIDTCKADIFGIEDREIELMEQAEAAQKEVLAFTQATAQARKMMEEQLTQLEAREQNLKKELGELETNREELSAAVDEGARDRYERLARNKGENVVVGVQRGVCGGCHMRLPPQLLVQCQAQRELVTCSNCGRILYYTRDMDLAVAD; encoded by the coding sequence ATGTTGGAAGCAATTGAGAAGCTACTGATTTTACAAGACCGCGACAGCAAGATACGCCGCCTGAAAGGTGGGTTGTCCCATATCGGACCGGAACGGCAGATGTTCCAGGCCAGGGCGGCGGAGGCGCAAAGCGCCCTCGAGACGGCCAAGAGCAGGGTCAAACAGATTGAATCGGACCGTAAAGGCCTTGAACTGGAAGTGGAAAGCAAGAAGCAGCTTATTGCGCGTTATGCCAATCAGCAGCTTGAAACGCGCAAGAATGAGGAGTATCGGGCGCTGGCGCACGAGATCGATACGTGCAAGGCGGACATATTCGGAATCGAAGACCGCGAGATCGAGTTGATGGAGCAAGCCGAAGCGGCCCAGAAAGAGGTCCTTGCCTTCACGCAAGCCACTGCCCAAGCTCGTAAAATGATGGAGGAACAACTGACCCAACTCGAAGCGCGGGAACAGAATCTAAAGAAAGAACTGGGAGAATTGGAAACCAACCGCGAGGAGCTTTCCGCTGCCGTGGATGAGGGGGCCCGCGACCGCTACGAGCGCCTGGCCAGGAACAAAGGGGAGAATGTGGTGGTTGGGGTTCAGCGCGGGGTTTGCGGCGGGTGCCACATGCGCCTGCCGCCGCAATTGCTGGTCCAATGCCAGGCTCAGCGGGAATTGGTCACGTGCAGCAACTGCGGCCGCATTCTTTATTATACCCGCGACATGGATTTGGCCGTCGCCGATTAG